Proteins encoded in a region of the Alosa sapidissima isolate fAloSap1 chromosome 19, fAloSap1.pri, whole genome shotgun sequence genome:
- the LOC121693176 gene encoding extensin-like isoform X2 has protein sequence MMFRFVCVCLLLSEVSGQRGSGVPYSFGFYNFDNRPSGSGSVPSVNDLGEVKGGPPPSSSYTSSRYPILSYPAQSSPMQMPPNQASYAWMPSTLVSQQGPSQTQAKPVWGLNPPAQEAQVPQTSSQPAKTPPAPVRQVPQTTSQQAKTPPAPVRQVPQTTSQQAKTPPAPVRQVPQTTSQQAKTPPAPVRQVPQTTSQQAKTPPAPVRQEPAHDPKHTPSPTGDYVAEKRYFVPYSFGLYNFDNRPSGSGSVPSVNDLGEVKGGPPPSSSYTSSRYPILSYPAQSSPMQMPPNQASYAWMPSTLVSQQGPSQTQAKPVWGLNPPAQEAQVPQTSSQPAKTPPAPVRQVPQTTSQQAKTPPAPVRQVPQTTSQQAKTPPAPVRQVPQTTSQQAKTPPAPVRQEPQTTSQQAKTPPAPVRQVPQTTSQQAKTPPAPVRQVPQTTSQQAKTPPAPVRQEPAHDPKHTPSPTGDYVAEKHYFVPYSFGLYNFDNRPSGSGSVPSVNDLGEVKGGPPPSSSYTSSRYPILSYPAQSSPMQMPPNQASYAWMPSTLVSQQGPSQTQAKPVWGLNRPAQEAQAPQTTSQQAKTPPAPVRQVPQTTSQQAKTPPAPVRQEPQTTSQQAKTPPAPVRQAPQTTSQQAKTPPVRQEPAHDPKPTPSRTGDSVEEKRYLVIAQPSGFQTRYVVKSFNRYVRGKKVFSQTTYIPLHYRSSETAPEPAPVTIFP, from the exons ATGATGTTCAG gtttgtttgtgtctgcctTCTCTTAAGTGAAGTAAGCGGTCAACGAG GGTCTGGTGTTCCCTATAGTTTTGGATTTTATAACTTCGATAATCGACCTTCTGGTAGTGGCTCTGTACCCTCTGTGAATGACCTGGGTGAAGTCAAAGGTGGACCTCCGCCAAGTTCCAGTTACACGTCTTCCAGATACCCAATTCTAAGTTATCCTGCCCAATCAAGTCCAATGCAGATGCCACCAAACCAGGCAAGCTATGCATGGATGCCCTCAACTCTGGTGAGCCAGCAAGGCCCATCCCAAACCCAGGCGAAGCCAGTGTGGGGTCTCAATCCCCCTGCTCAGGAGGCCCAGGTGCCGCAGACTTCCAGCCAGCCGGCCAAGACTCCACCAGCCCCAGTGAGGCAGGTGCCGCAGACCACCAGCCAGCAGGCTAAGACTCCACCAGCCCCAGTGAGGCAGGTGCCGCAGACCACCAGCcagcaggctaagactcccccAGCCCCAGTGAGGCAGGTGCCGCAGACCACCAGCCAGCAGGCTAAGACTCCACCAGCCCCAGTGAGGCAGGTGCCGCAGACCACCAGCCAGCAGGCTAAGACTCCTCCAGCCCCAGTGAGACAGGAGCCGGCTCACGATCCTAAACATACACCTAGCCCTACTGGTGATTATGTGGCGGAAAAGCGTTACTTTGTTCCCTATAGTTTTGGACTTTATAACTTCGATAATAGACCTTCTGGTAGTGGCTCTGTACCCTCTGTGAATGACCTGGGTGAAGTCAAAGGTGGACCTCCGCCAAGTTCCAGTTACACGTCTTCCAGATACCCAATTCTAAGTTATCCTGCCCAATCAAGTCCAATGCAGATGCCACCAAACCAGGCAAGCTATGCATGGATGCCCTCAACTCTGGTGAGCCAGCAAGGCCCATCCCAAACCCAGGCGAAGCCAGTGTGGGGTCTCAATCCCCCTGCTCAGGAGGCCCAGGTGCCGCAGACTTCCAGCCAGCCGGCCAAGACTCCACCAGCCCCAGTGAGGCAGGTGCCGCAGACCACCAGCCAGCAGGCTAAGACTCCACCAGCCCCAGTGAGGCAGGTGCCGCAGACCACCAGCcagcaggctaagactcccccAGCCCCAGTGAGGCAGGTGCCGCAGACCACCAGCCAGCAGGCTAAGACTCCACCAGCCCCAGTGAGACAGGAGCCGCAGACCACCAGCcagcaggctaagactcccccAGCCCCAGTGAGGCAGGTGCCGCAGACCACCAGCCAGCAGGCTAAGACTCCACCAGCCCCAGTGAGGCAGGTGCCGCAGACCACCAGCCAGCAGGCTAAGACTCCTCCAGCCCCAGTGAGACAGGAGCCGGCTCACGATCCTAAACATACACCTAGCCCTACTGGTGATTATGTGGCGGAAAAGCATTACTTTGTTCCCTATAGTTTTGGACTTTATAACTTCGATAATAGACCTTCTGGTAGTGGCTCTGTACCCTCTGTGAATGACCTGGGTGAAGTCAAAGGTGGACCTCCGCCAAGTTCCAGTTACACGTCTTCCAGATACCCAATTCTAAGTTATCCTGCCCAATCAAGTCCAATGCAGATGCCACCAAACCAGGCAAGCTATGCATGGATGCCCTCAACTCTGGTGAGCCAGCAAGGCCCATCCCAAACCCAGGCGAAGCCAGTGTGGGGTCTCAATCGCCCTGCTCAGGAGGCCCAGGCGCCGCAGACCACCAGCcagcag gctaagactcccccAGCCCCAGTGAGGCAGGTGCCGCAGACCACCAGCCAGCAGGCTAAGACTCCACCAGCCCCAGTGAGACAGGAGCCGCAGACCACCAGCcagcaggctaagactcccccAGCCCCAGTGAGGCAGGCGCCGCAGACCACCAGCcagcaggctaagactcccccAGTGAGACAGGAGCCGGCTCACGATCCTAAACCTACACCTAGCCGTACTggtgattctgtggaggaaaagCGCTACCTTGTTATAGCTCAGCCATCAGGTTTTCAAACCCGCTATGTGGTCAAATCATTTAACCGTTATGTACGAGGAAAAAAGGTCTTTTCCCAAACCACCTACATCCCACTGCACTATCGTTCAAGTGAAACTGCCCCTGAGCCTGCCCCCGTCACCATTTTTCCATGA
- the LOC121693176 gene encoding extensin-like isoform X3 produces the protein MMFRFVCVCLLLSEVSGQRGSGVPYSFGFYNFDNRPSGSGSVPSVNDLGEVKGGPPPSSSYTSSRYPILSYPAQSSPMQMPPNQASYAWMPSTLVSQQGPSQTQAKPVWGLNPPAQEAQVPQTSSQPAKTPPAPVRQVPQTTSQQAKTPPAPVRQVPQTTSQQAKTPPAPVRQEPAHDPKHTPSPTGDYVAEKRYFVPYSFGLYNFDNRPSGSGSVPSVNDLGEVKGGPPPSSSYTSSRYPILSYPAQSSPMQMPPNQASYAWMPSTLVSQQGPSQTQAKPVWGLNPPAQEAQVPQTSSQPAKTPPAPVRQVPQTTSQQAKTPPAPVRQVPQTTSQQAKTPPAPVRQVPQTTSQQAKTPPAPVRQEPQTTSQQAKTPPAPVRQVPQTTSQQAKTPPAPVRQVPQTTSQQAKTPPAPVRQEPAHDPKHTPSPTGDYVAEKHYFVPYSFGLYNFDNRPSGSGSVPSVNDLGEVKGGPPPSSSYTSSRYPILSYPAQSSPMQMPPNQASYAWMPSTLVSQQGPSQTQAKPVWGLNRPAQEAQAPQTTSQQAKTPPAPVRQVPQTTSQQAKTPPAPVRQEPQTTSQQAKTPPAPVRQVPQTTSQQAKTPPAPVRQEPQTTSQQAKTPPAPVRQAPQTTSQQAKTPPVRQEPAHDPKPTPSRTGDSVEEKRYLVIAQPSGFQTRYVVKSFNRYVRGKKVFSQTTYIPLHYRSSETAPEPAPVTIFP, from the exons ATGATGTTCAG gtttgtttgtgtctgcctTCTCTTAAGTGAAGTAAGCGGTCAACGAG GGTCTGGTGTTCCCTATAGTTTTGGATTTTATAACTTCGATAATCGACCTTCTGGTAGTGGCTCTGTACCCTCTGTGAATGACCTGGGTGAAGTCAAAGGTGGACCTCCGCCAAGTTCCAGTTACACGTCTTCCAGATACCCAATTCTAAGTTATCCTGCCCAATCAAGTCCAATGCAGATGCCACCAAACCAGGCAAGCTATGCATGGATGCCCTCAACTCTGGTGAGCCAGCAAGGCCCATCCCAAACCCAGGCGAAGCCAGTGTGGGGTCTCAATCCCCCTGCTCAGGAGGCCCAGGTGCCGCAGACTTCCAGCCAGCCGGCCAAGACTCCACCAGCCCCAGTGAGGCAGGTGCCGCAGACCACCAGCCAGCAGGCTAAGACTCCACCAGCCCCAGTGAGGCAGGTGCCGCAGACCACCAGCcagcaggctaagactcccccAGCCCCAGTGAG ACAGGAGCCGGCTCACGATCCTAAACATACACCTAGCCCTACTGGTGATTATGTGGCGGAAAAGCGTTACTTTGTTCCCTATAGTTTTGGACTTTATAACTTCGATAATAGACCTTCTGGTAGTGGCTCTGTACCCTCTGTGAATGACCTGGGTGAAGTCAAAGGTGGACCTCCGCCAAGTTCCAGTTACACGTCTTCCAGATACCCAATTCTAAGTTATCCTGCCCAATCAAGTCCAATGCAGATGCCACCAAACCAGGCAAGCTATGCATGGATGCCCTCAACTCTGGTGAGCCAGCAAGGCCCATCCCAAACCCAGGCGAAGCCAGTGTGGGGTCTCAATCCCCCTGCTCAGGAGGCCCAGGTGCCGCAGACTTCCAGCCAGCCGGCCAAGACTCCACCAGCCCCAGTGAGGCAGGTGCCGCAGACCACCAGCCAGCAGGCTAAGACTCCACCAGCCCCAGTGAGGCAGGTGCCGCAGACCACCAGCcagcaggctaagactcccccAGCCCCAGTGAGGCAGGTGCCGCAGACCACCAGCCAGCAGGCTAAGACTCCACCAGCCCCAGTGAGACAGGAGCCGCAGACCACCAGCcagcaggctaagactcccccAGCCCCAGTGAGGCAGGTGCCGCAGACCACCAGCCAGCAGGCTAAGACTCCACCAGCCCCAGTGAGGCAGGTGCCGCAGACCACCAGCCAGCAGGCTAAGACTCCTCCAGCCCCAGTGAGACAGGAGCCGGCTCACGATCCTAAACATACACCTAGCCCTACTGGTGATTATGTGGCGGAAAAGCATTACTTTGTTCCCTATAGTTTTGGACTTTATAACTTCGATAATAGACCTTCTGGTAGTGGCTCTGTACCCTCTGTGAATGACCTGGGTGAAGTCAAAGGTGGACCTCCGCCAAGTTCCAGTTACACGTCTTCCAGATACCCAATTCTAAGTTATCCTGCCCAATCAAGTCCAATGCAGATGCCACCAAACCAGGCAAGCTATGCATGGATGCCCTCAACTCTGGTGAGCCAGCAAGGCCCATCCCAAACCCAGGCGAAGCCAGTGTGGGGTCTCAATCGCCCTGCTCAGGAGGCCCAGGCGCCGCAGACCACCAGCcagcaggctaagactcccccAGCCCCAGTGAGGCAGGTGCCGCAGACCACCAGCCAGCAGGCTAAGACTCCACCAGCCCCAGTGAGACAGGAGCCGCAGACCACCAGCcagcaggctaagactcccccAGCCCCAGTGAGGCAGGTGCCGCAGACCACCAGCCAGCAGGCTAAGACTCCACCAGCCCCAGTGAGACAGGAGCCGCAGACCACCAGCcagcaggctaagactcccccAGCCCCAGTGAGGCAGGCGCCGCAGACCACCAGCcagcaggctaagactcccccAGTGAGACAGGAGCCGGCTCACGATCCTAAACCTACACCTAGCCGTACTggtgattctgtggaggaaaagCGCTACCTTGTTATAGCTCAGCCATCAGGTTTTCAAACCCGCTATGTGGTCAAATCATTTAACCGTTATGTACGAGGAAAAAAGGTCTTTTCCCAAACCACCTACATCCCACTGCACTATCGTTCAAGTGAAACTGCCCCTGAGCCTGCCCCCGTCACCATTTTTCCATGA
- the LOC121693176 gene encoding vegetative cell wall protein gp1-like isoform X4 yields the protein MMFRFVCVCLLLSEVSGQRGSGVPYSFGFYNFDNRPSGSGSVPSVNDLGEVKGGPPPSSSYTSSRYPILSYPAQSSPMQMPPNQASYAWMPSTLVSQQGPSQTQAKPVWGLNPPAQEAQVPQTSSQPAKTPPAPVRQVPQTTSQQAKTPPAPVRQVPQTTSQQAKTPPAPVRQVPQTTSQQAKTPPAPVRQVPQTTSQQAKTPPAPVRQEPAHDPKHTPSPTGDYVAEKRYFVPYSFGLYNFDNRPSGSGSVPSVNDLGEVKGGPPPSSSYTSSRYPILSYPAQSSPMQMPPNQASYAWMPSTLVSQQGPSQTQAKPVWGLNPPAQEAQVPQTSSQPAKTPPAPVRQVPQTTSQQAKTPPAPVRQVPQTTSQQAKTPPAPVRQVPQTTSQQAKTPPAPVRQEPQTTSQQAKTPPAPVRQVPQTTSQQAKTPPAPVRQVPQTTSQQAKTPPAPVRQVPQTTSQQAKTPPAPVRQEPQTTSQQAKTPPAPVRQVPQTTSQQAKTPPAPVRQEPQTTSQQAKTPPAPVRQAPQTTSQQAKTPPVRQEPAHDPKPTPSRTGDSVEEKRYLVIAQPSGFQTRYVVKSFNRYVRGKKVFSQTTYIPLHYRSSETAPEPAPVTIFP from the exons ATGATGTTCAG gtttgtttgtgtctgcctTCTCTTAAGTGAAGTAAGCGGTCAACGAG GGTCTGGTGTTCCCTATAGTTTTGGATTTTATAACTTCGATAATCGACCTTCTGGTAGTGGCTCTGTACCCTCTGTGAATGACCTGGGTGAAGTCAAAGGTGGACCTCCGCCAAGTTCCAGTTACACGTCTTCCAGATACCCAATTCTAAGTTATCCTGCCCAATCAAGTCCAATGCAGATGCCACCAAACCAGGCAAGCTATGCATGGATGCCCTCAACTCTGGTGAGCCAGCAAGGCCCATCCCAAACCCAGGCGAAGCCAGTGTGGGGTCTCAATCCCCCTGCTCAGGAGGCCCAGGTGCCGCAGACTTCCAGCCAGCCGGCCAAGACTCCACCAGCCCCAGTGAGGCAGGTGCCGCAGACCACCAGCCAGCAGGCTAAGACTCCACCAGCCCCAGTGAGGCAGGTGCCGCAGACCACCAGCcagcaggctaagactcccccAGCCCCAGTGAGGCAGGTGCCGCAGACCACCAGCCAGCAGGCTAAGACTCCACCAGCCCCAGTGAGGCAGGTGCCGCAGACCACCAGCCAGCAGGCTAAGACTCCTCCAGCCCCAGTGAGACAGGAGCCGGCTCACGATCCTAAACATACACCTAGCCCTACTGGTGATTATGTGGCGGAAAAGCGTTACTTTGTTCCCTATAGTTTTGGACTTTATAACTTCGATAATAGACCTTCTGGTAGTGGCTCTGTACCCTCTGTGAATGACCTGGGTGAAGTCAAAGGTGGACCTCCGCCAAGTTCCAGTTACACGTCTTCCAGATACCCAATTCTAAGTTATCCTGCCCAATCAAGTCCAATGCAGATGCCACCAAACCAGGCAAGCTATGCATGGATGCCCTCAACTCTGGTGAGCCAGCAAGGCCCATCCCAAACCCAGGCGAAGCCAGTGTGGGGTCTCAATCCCCCTGCTCAGGAGGCCCAGGTGCCGCAGACTTCCAGCCAGCCGGCCAAGACTCCACCAGCCCCAGTGAGGCAGGTGCCGCAGACCACCAGCCAGCAGGCTAAGACTCCACCAGCCCCAGTGAGGCAGGTGCCGCAGACCACCAGCcagcaggctaagactcccccAGCCCCAGTGAGGCAGGTGCCGCAGACCACCAGCCAGCAGGCTAAGACTCCACCAGCCCCAGTGAGACAGGAGCCGCAGACCACCAGCcagcaggctaagactcccccAGCCCCAGTGAGGCAGGTGCCGCAGACCACCAGCCAGCAGGCTAAGACTCCACCAGCCCCAGTGAGGCAGGTGCCGCAGACCACCAGCCAGCAG gctaagactcccccAGCCCCAGTGAGGCAGGTGCCGCAGACCACCAGCCAGCAGGCTAAGACTCCACCAGCCCCAGTGAGACAGGAGCCGCAGACCACCAGCcagcaggctaagactcccccAGCCCCAGTGAGGCAGGTGCCGCAGACCACCAGCCAGCAGGCTAAGACTCCACCAGCCCCAGTGAGACAGGAGCCGCAGACCACCAGCcagcaggctaagactcccccAGCCCCAGTGAGGCAGGCGCCGCAGACCACCAGCcagcaggctaagactcccccAGTGAGACAGGAGCCGGCTCACGATCCTAAACCTACACCTAGCCGTACTggtgattctgtggaggaaaagCGCTACCTTGTTATAGCTCAGCCATCAGGTTTTCAAACCCGCTATGTGGTCAAATCATTTAACCGTTATGTACGAGGAAAAAAGGTCTTTTCCCAAACCACCTACATCCCACTGCACTATCGTTCAAGTGAAACTGCCCCTGAGCCTGCCCCCGTCACCATTTTTCCATGA
- the LOC121693176 gene encoding extensin-like isoform X1 — protein MMFRFVCVCLLLSEVSGQRGSGVPYSFGFYNFDNRPSGSGSVPSVNDLGEVKGGPPPSSSYTSSRYPILSYPAQSSPMQMPPNQASYAWMPSTLVSQQGPSQTQAKPVWGLNPPAQEAQVPQTSSQPAKTPPAPVRQVPQTTSQQAKTPPAPVRQVPQTTSQQAKTPPAPVRQVPQTTSQQAKTPPAPVRQVPQTTSQQAKTPPAPVRQEPAHDPKHTPSPTGDYVAEKRYFVPYSFGLYNFDNRPSGSGSVPSVNDLGEVKGGPPPSSSYTSSRYPILSYPAQSSPMQMPPNQASYAWMPSTLVSQQGPSQTQAKPVWGLNPPAQEAQVPQTSSQPAKTPPAPVRQVPQTTSQQAKTPPAPVRQVPQTTSQQAKTPPAPVRQVPQTTSQQAKTPPAPVRQEPQTTSQQAKTPPAPVRQVPQTTSQQAKTPPAPVRQVPQTTSQQAKTPPAPVRQEPAHDPKHTPSPTGDYVAEKHYFVPYSFGLYNFDNRPSGSGSVPSVNDLGEVKGGPPPSSSYTSSRYPILSYPAQSSPMQMPPNQASYAWMPSTLVSQQGPSQTQAKPVWGLNRPAQEAQAPQTTSQQAKTPPAPVRQVPQTTSQQAKTPPAPVRQEPQTTSQQAKTPPAPVRQVPQTTSQQAKTPPAPVRQEPQTTSQQAKTPPAPVRQAPQTTSQQAKTPPVRQEPAHDPKPTPSRTGDSVEEKRYLVIAQPSGFQTRYVVKSFNRYVRGKKVFSQTTYIPLHYRSSETAPEPAPVTIFP, from the exons ATGATGTTCAG gtttgtttgtgtctgcctTCTCTTAAGTGAAGTAAGCGGTCAACGAG GGTCTGGTGTTCCCTATAGTTTTGGATTTTATAACTTCGATAATCGACCTTCTGGTAGTGGCTCTGTACCCTCTGTGAATGACCTGGGTGAAGTCAAAGGTGGACCTCCGCCAAGTTCCAGTTACACGTCTTCCAGATACCCAATTCTAAGTTATCCTGCCCAATCAAGTCCAATGCAGATGCCACCAAACCAGGCAAGCTATGCATGGATGCCCTCAACTCTGGTGAGCCAGCAAGGCCCATCCCAAACCCAGGCGAAGCCAGTGTGGGGTCTCAATCCCCCTGCTCAGGAGGCCCAGGTGCCGCAGACTTCCAGCCAGCCGGCCAAGACTCCACCAGCCCCAGTGAGGCAGGTGCCGCAGACCACCAGCCAGCAGGCTAAGACTCCACCAGCCCCAGTGAGGCAGGTGCCGCAGACCACCAGCcagcaggctaagactcccccAGCCCCAGTGAGGCAGGTGCCGCAGACCACCAGCCAGCAGGCTAAGACTCCACCAGCCCCAGTGAGGCAGGTGCCGCAGACCACCAGCCAGCAGGCTAAGACTCCTCCAGCCCCAGTGAGACAGGAGCCGGCTCACGATCCTAAACATACACCTAGCCCTACTGGTGATTATGTGGCGGAAAAGCGTTACTTTGTTCCCTATAGTTTTGGACTTTATAACTTCGATAATAGACCTTCTGGTAGTGGCTCTGTACCCTCTGTGAATGACCTGGGTGAAGTCAAAGGTGGACCTCCGCCAAGTTCCAGTTACACGTCTTCCAGATACCCAATTCTAAGTTATCCTGCCCAATCAAGTCCAATGCAGATGCCACCAAACCAGGCAAGCTATGCATGGATGCCCTCAACTCTGGTGAGCCAGCAAGGCCCATCCCAAACCCAGGCGAAGCCAGTGTGGGGTCTCAATCCCCCTGCTCAGGAGGCCCAGGTGCCGCAGACTTCCAGCCAGCCGGCCAAGACTCCACCAGCCCCAGTGAGGCAGGTGCCGCAGACCACCAGCCAGCAGGCTAAGACTCCACCAGCCCCAGTGAGGCAGGTGCCGCAGACCACCAGCcagcaggctaagactcccccAGCCCCAGTGAGGCAGGTGCCGCAGACCACCAGCCAGCAGGCTAAGACTCCACCAGCCCCAGTGAGACAGGAGCCGCAGACCACCAGCcagcaggctaagactcccccAGCCCCAGTGAGGCAGGTGCCGCAGACCACCAGCCAGCAGGCTAAGACTCCACCAGCCCCAGTGAGGCAGGTGCCGCAGACCACCAGCCAGCAGGCTAAGACTCCTCCAGCCCCAGTGAGACAGGAGCCGGCTCACGATCCTAAACATACACCTAGCCCTACTGGTGATTATGTGGCGGAAAAGCATTACTTTGTTCCCTATAGTTTTGGACTTTATAACTTCGATAATAGACCTTCTGGTAGTGGCTCTGTACCCTCTGTGAATGACCTGGGTGAAGTCAAAGGTGGACCTCCGCCAAGTTCCAGTTACACGTCTTCCAGATACCCAATTCTAAGTTATCCTGCCCAATCAAGTCCAATGCAGATGCCACCAAACCAGGCAAGCTATGCATGGATGCCCTCAACTCTGGTGAGCCAGCAAGGCCCATCCCAAACCCAGGCGAAGCCAGTGTGGGGTCTCAATCGCCCTGCTCAGGAGGCCCAGGCGCCGCAGACCACCAGCcagcaggctaagactcccccAGCCCCAGTGAGGCAGGTGCCGCAGACCACCAGCCAGCAGGCTAAGACTCCACCAGCCCCAGTGAGACAGGAGCCGCAGACCACCAGCcagcaggctaagactcccccAGCCCCAGTGAGGCAGGTGCCGCAGACCACCAGCCAGCAGGCTAAGACTCCACCAGCCCCAGTGAGACAGGAGCCGCAGACCACCAGCcagcaggctaagactcccccAGCCCCAGTGAGGCAGGCGCCGCAGACCACCAGCcagcaggctaagactcccccAGTGAGACAGGAGCCGGCTCACGATCCTAAACCTACACCTAGCCGTACTggtgattctgtggaggaaaagCGCTACCTTGTTATAGCTCAGCCATCAGGTTTTCAAACCCGCTATGTGGTCAAATCATTTAACCGTTATGTACGAGGAAAAAAGGTCTTTTCCCAAACCACCTACATCCCACTGCACTATCGTTCAAGTGAAACTGCCCCTGAGCCTGCCCCCGTCACCATTTTTCCATGA